In one Natronosalvus amylolyticus genomic region, the following are encoded:
- a CDS encoding chemotaxis protein CheC has protein sequence MTLMVDIRKLSFINEMAKVGTNGVADNMSKLTGEDAQMEVTKTNFIDVDDIETQLEPGKRVGVRVRLLDPPHGHILILFPEASAKKITAIMLRDVVDDMSNVSGKMARSAVEEMGNMMASGFIDGWADVLGRAIDIAAPQLVYAPAGDIVVRTAGLGGDDLALFFDSDLSVPSYQIEAEIYAFPDLEEFVEMVNGIEVHTA, from the coding sequence ATGACGCTGATGGTCGACATTCGCAAGCTGAGCTTTATCAACGAAATGGCAAAGGTCGGGACGAACGGCGTCGCCGACAACATGAGCAAACTGACCGGTGAAGACGCGCAGATGGAGGTCACGAAAACGAACTTCATCGACGTCGACGACATCGAAACCCAGCTCGAGCCGGGCAAACGGGTCGGCGTCCGCGTTCGGTTGCTCGATCCGCCACACGGGCACATCCTCATCCTGTTCCCCGAAGCGAGCGCGAAGAAGATTACCGCGATCATGCTTCGTGACGTCGTCGACGACATGTCGAACGTGTCAGGGAAGATGGCCCGTAGCGCCGTCGAAGAGATGGGGAATATGATGGCCAGTGGCTTCATCGACGGCTGGGCAGACGTCCTCGGCCGGGCAATCGATATCGCCGCCCCACAGTTGGTGTACGCACCGGCCGGCGATATCGTCGTCCGCACAGCAGGTCTGGGAGGCGACGACCTCGCCCTGTTTTTCGACTCGGATCTCTCGGTTCCGAGCTATCAGATCGAAGCCGAAATTTACGCATTTCCTGACCTCGAAGAGTTCGTCGAGATGGTCAACGGAATCGAAGTCCACACTGCATGA
- the gatB gene encoding Asp-tRNA(Asn)/Glu-tRNA(Gln) amidotransferase subunit GatB, with translation MTAQTVQQGDLVTVIGLEVHVQLETNTKIFCGCSTSPADGPNEHVCPVCLGLPGALPVLNEAAVEAAVKIGKAIDATIPEETRFHRKNYYYPDLPKNFQITQYDEPICQDGELEISLEGERHTIAIERAHLEEDPGSLQHVGGSIDTAEYTLVDYNRAGTPLMEIVTAPDFRSPKEVRAFLAELEEVLEYLGVFDAGRDGSLRVDANLSIIDGDRVSDDGSIELADLEAANRTEVKNISSHKGAEKALAYEETRQKNAVRRGRAVEQETRHWDESRGITVSMRSKEAEKDYRYFREADLPPLRVAHWKDEIAIPELPKARRERFASEYGLGEEAASKLTSTKQVADFYEDVASEFDPDLAATWVADELLGELNYRDMQITDIEGRLEEIATLVELVATDEITAKNAKEVVLRGMLDERDDPETIVDREGLGKTDDDAVQAAVLEAIEENPDAVTDYEAGEGGAINFLVGQVMQKTGGSADPGDVNGLLRAELE, from the coding sequence ATGACCGCACAAACCGTCCAGCAGGGGGACCTCGTCACCGTCATCGGCCTCGAGGTGCACGTCCAGCTGGAGACCAACACCAAGATCTTCTGTGGCTGTTCGACCTCGCCCGCCGACGGGCCGAACGAACACGTCTGTCCCGTCTGTCTCGGCCTTCCCGGTGCGTTGCCCGTTCTCAACGAGGCCGCCGTCGAAGCCGCCGTCAAAATCGGGAAGGCGATCGACGCGACGATTCCCGAAGAGACGCGGTTCCACCGGAAAAATTACTACTACCCCGACCTGCCCAAGAACTTCCAGATCACCCAGTACGACGAACCGATCTGTCAGGACGGCGAACTCGAAATCTCCCTCGAGGGCGAGCGCCACACCATCGCTATCGAACGCGCCCACCTCGAGGAAGACCCCGGCAGTCTCCAGCACGTCGGTGGCTCCATCGACACCGCAGAGTACACCCTCGTCGATTACAACCGTGCGGGGACACCACTGATGGAGATCGTCACCGCCCCCGACTTCCGCAGCCCGAAGGAGGTCCGGGCGTTCCTGGCCGAACTCGAGGAAGTCCTCGAGTACCTGGGCGTGTTCGACGCGGGCCGTGACGGCAGTCTGCGCGTCGACGCCAACCTCTCGATCATCGACGGCGACCGCGTCAGTGACGACGGCTCGATCGAACTCGCAGACCTCGAGGCGGCCAACCGAACCGAAGTCAAGAACATCTCGAGTCACAAAGGGGCCGAGAAAGCGCTCGCTTACGAGGAAACGCGCCAGAAAAACGCCGTCCGTCGCGGTCGCGCGGTCGAACAGGAGACTCGCCACTGGGACGAGAGTCGCGGTATCACGGTTTCGATGCGTTCGAAGGAAGCCGAAAAGGACTACCGCTACTTCCGAGAGGCCGACCTCCCGCCGCTTCGAGTTGCCCACTGGAAAGACGAAATCGCTATTCCGGAACTGCCCAAAGCCCGCCGCGAGCGCTTCGCCAGCGAGTACGGCCTCGGCGAGGAAGCCGCGTCAAAACTCACCTCGACGAAACAGGTCGCCGACTTCTACGAAGACGTCGCCAGCGAGTTCGACCCAGACCTGGCGGCGACCTGGGTGGCCGACGAACTGCTCGGCGAACTCAACTACCGCGACATGCAGATCACCGACATCGAGGGGCGCCTCGAGGAGATCGCGACACTCGTCGAACTGGTCGCAACCGACGAAATCACCGCGAAAAACGCCAAGGAAGTCGTTCTCAGAGGGATGCTCGACGAGCGCGACGATCCGGAAACCATCGTCGACCGCGAAGGGCTGGGGAAAACCGACGACGATGCGGTGCAGGCAGCCGTCCTCGAAGCAATCGAGGAAAACCCCGACGCAGTCACCGACTACGAGGCCGGCGAAGGCGGCGCAATCAACTTCCTCGTTGGGCAGGTCATGCAGAAAACCGGTGGCAGCGCCGACCCGGGCGACGTCAACGGCCTGTTGCGCGCCGAACTCGAGTAA
- a CDS encoding chemotaxis protein CheD — MKTYGTEPGIPEPVQVGISELVVTEGDDTLKSYGLGSCLAVALYDPDSDIGGLAHVMLPDGDASDNSDVKPGKYADTAIRALLRRMVERGASYTSVEAKIAGGSDMFEFESFGDGVGKRNIDAARKELEKLGVPLVAEDVGGKHGRTVEFTPDTGKLIVRTANEDHGVSEL, encoded by the coding sequence ATGAAAACGTACGGTACCGAACCGGGCATCCCGGAACCGGTGCAGGTCGGCATCTCCGAACTGGTCGTCACCGAAGGCGACGACACGCTGAAATCGTACGGACTGGGGTCGTGTCTCGCCGTCGCGCTGTACGACCCCGACAGCGATATCGGCGGTCTCGCCCACGTTATGCTTCCCGACGGGGACGCCTCGGACAACAGCGACGTCAAACCCGGAAAGTACGCCGATACCGCGATCAGAGCCCTCTTGCGCCGAATGGTCGAACGCGGCGCAAGCTACACCTCCGTCGAAGCCAAAATCGCCGGCGGGAGTGACATGTTCGAGTTCGAGAGTTTCGGTGACGGCGTCGGCAAACGAAACATCGATGCCGCCCGCAAGGAACTCGAGAAACTCGGCGTCCCGCTGGTCGCCGAAGACGTCGGTGGGAAACACGGACGAACCGTTGAATTTACACCAGATACCGGTAAACTTATTGTTCGAACGGCTAACGAAGACCATGGAGTGTCCGAGTTGTGA
- a CDS encoding transcription factor — MAFEDLLEDPVIQKYLHELVGPKGMPVAAAPPDGEVTDEELAEELDLELNDVRRALFILYENDLATYRRLRDEDSGWLTYLWTFEYGNIPENLEEELYRLHEALEERREYEQNHEFYLCEICSIRFEFGEAMDFGFECPECGSPLESMDNNRLVHAMDSRLDELEDELNIDVRAN, encoded by the coding sequence ATGGCTTTTGAGGACCTGCTCGAGGATCCGGTCATCCAGAAGTACTTACACGAGCTCGTCGGTCCAAAGGGGATGCCCGTCGCGGCGGCACCGCCGGACGGGGAAGTAACCGACGAGGAACTCGCCGAAGAGCTGGATCTCGAGCTCAACGACGTTCGACGCGCGCTGTTTATCCTGTACGAGAACGATCTCGCCACCTACCGCCGACTGCGTGATGAGGACTCGGGGTGGCTCACCTATCTCTGGACGTTCGAGTACGGCAACATCCCAGAAAACCTCGAGGAGGAACTGTATCGCCTCCACGAGGCGCTCGAGGAACGGCGCGAGTACGAACAGAACCACGAGTTTTACCTCTGTGAGATCTGCTCGATTCGATTCGAGTTCGGCGAAGCGATGGACTTCGGATTCGAGTGTCCCGAGTGTGGATCGCCACTCGAGTCGATGGACAACAACCGACTCGTTCACGCGATGGACTCGCGACTCGACGAACTCGAGGACGAACTCAACATCGACGTACGGGCGAACTAA
- a CDS encoding DUF2110 family protein — protein sequence MVVLATKLYVDGDARDRSLDSLRSLVQNDIGELDVEFTLGVRHDDFPSVTIEGEDAVVARNVLREEWGEILPDLEAGKTAVGTLEQWDEDGFILDAGQPVRIPTDELGLGPGNPAQIRERFGLVQHLPMSFVYGGEDEPSRLSEAERDRLFEWTRGDGRLNVNSATRAEVRATLNRAGHAQDYVTVERLGLLEQSVVCTEDTDPPGLLASIGSYLPAELRCVVP from the coding sequence ATGGTCGTTCTCGCAACCAAACTGTACGTCGACGGTGATGCTCGCGATCGATCGCTCGACTCGCTGCGCTCGCTCGTACAGAACGATATCGGCGAACTCGACGTCGAGTTCACGCTAGGTGTCCGCCACGACGATTTCCCGTCGGTGACGATCGAGGGCGAGGACGCCGTCGTCGCTCGGAACGTCTTGCGCGAGGAGTGGGGGGAAATTCTCCCCGATCTCGAGGCCGGTAAAACCGCCGTCGGGACGCTCGAGCAATGGGACGAGGACGGCTTCATACTCGATGCGGGTCAGCCGGTCCGGATTCCGACCGACGAACTTGGGCTTGGACCCGGAAACCCGGCCCAGATTCGCGAGCGCTTCGGACTCGTCCAGCACCTGCCGATGTCGTTCGTCTACGGTGGCGAGGACGAGCCATCGCGACTGAGCGAGGCTGAACGTGACCGACTCTTCGAGTGGACGCGCGGCGATGGCCGACTCAACGTCAACAGTGCCACTCGAGCGGAGGTTCGGGCGACGCTCAACCGGGCTGGCCACGCCCAGGATTACGTCACCGTCGAGCGACTCGGCTTGCTCGAACAGAGCGTCGTCTGTACCGAGGATACGGACCCACCGGGCCTGCTCGCGAGCATCGGCTCGTATCTCCCGGCCGAGCTACGCTGTGTCGTCCCCTGA
- a CDS encoding tRNA (cytidine(56)-2'-O)-methyltransferase gives MHGHDTPEVVVLRLGHRPGRDERMTTHVGLTARALGADRVLLPDNAGQSLETVADITDRFGGPFDVELTDSPRGIVRGWDGVVVHLTMYGERVQDVEADIQSAHFEAGQPLLIVVGAEKVPFDIYEEADWNVGVTNQPHSEVAGLAVFLDRLFEGRELEREWEDAEKRVFPTETGKRVESVSEE, from the coding sequence ATGCACGGACACGACACCCCCGAGGTCGTCGTCCTCCGACTCGGTCATCGACCTGGCCGGGACGAACGGATGACGACCCACGTCGGCCTGACCGCTCGAGCGCTCGGTGCCGACCGCGTCCTGTTGCCGGACAACGCCGGCCAGTCACTCGAGACCGTCGCCGATATCACCGACCGCTTTGGCGGGCCGTTCGACGTCGAACTCACCGACTCCCCTCGAGGTATCGTCCGCGGGTGGGACGGCGTCGTGGTCCATCTCACGATGTACGGCGAGCGCGTTCAGGACGTCGAAGCCGACATTCAGTCGGCCCATTTCGAGGCGGGACAGCCACTCCTGATCGTCGTCGGCGCGGAGAAAGTTCCCTTCGACATCTACGAAGAGGCCGACTGGAACGTCGGGGTCACCAACCAACCCCACTCCGAGGTCGCCGGACTGGCCGTCTTTCTCGACCGCCTGTTCGAGGGCCGCGAACTCGAGCGTGAGTGGGAAGACGCCGAAAAACGGGTCTTTCCGACGGAGACGGGAAAGCGGGTCGAGTCCGTGTCCGAGGAGTGA
- a CDS encoding chemotaxis protein CheC has protein sequence MKLDVNALGTFYRMAREGAGLAAGRLSKMTGVETQVGVTKLNFMRGKEIRADFEDGTEKVGIRVEVTGGLDGHSVIVFDRESALQVVEMLLADSAGDEFDEMSRSAATELGQVMNSGFIDGWADVLETVIDVSTPEFIEAKTVDPFFGDLEEAPDDQDLALLFQSHIEAVGTEISFSHYLFPRRESMAQLLEELRSSDGIEYDKLEGFDRMAEQGATEVAKTATTLTGIETNVEIRRLNFVSLEAIPQQIADDPLVGVAFEFDGTPSGYLLFLFDEDSAHEIVDAMVPMEVDHDGDGFGEMGTSAIKELGNIMASGFLDGWANVLDTTIDHSPPEFIHDIGAAVIDPVVIQLGEDQEFAFVFDTQVVADGQAFDCDIYAIPDEADLERALNDLDVDRIEETPTTAEFGEVE, from the coding sequence ATGAAACTCGACGTTAACGCCCTCGGAACGTTCTACCGAATGGCCCGTGAGGGGGCCGGGTTAGCCGCCGGTCGGCTGAGCAAGATGACCGGCGTCGAGACACAGGTTGGCGTCACGAAGCTTAACTTCATGCGGGGTAAGGAGATCCGCGCCGATTTCGAAGACGGAACCGAGAAAGTCGGCATCCGAGTCGAGGTGACTGGCGGCCTCGATGGGCACTCAGTCATCGTATTCGACCGCGAAAGCGCCCTTCAGGTCGTCGAAATGCTGCTCGCCGATTCAGCTGGCGACGAGTTCGACGAGATGAGTCGCAGTGCGGCAACTGAACTCGGACAGGTGATGAACAGCGGCTTCATCGACGGCTGGGCGGACGTCCTCGAGACCGTCATCGACGTCTCAACCCCGGAGTTCATCGAGGCGAAAACCGTCGACCCATTCTTCGGCGACCTCGAGGAAGCACCCGACGACCAGGACCTCGCATTGCTCTTTCAGAGCCACATCGAGGCCGTTGGCACCGAGATCAGTTTCAGCCACTACCTGTTCCCTCGACGCGAATCGATGGCCCAACTTCTCGAGGAGCTTCGATCAAGCGACGGTATCGAGTACGACAAACTCGAGGGCTTCGACCGGATGGCCGAACAGGGGGCGACGGAGGTCGCCAAAACGGCGACGACGCTGACCGGTATCGAGACGAACGTCGAAATCCGGCGGCTGAATTTCGTCTCGCTCGAGGCGATTCCCCAGCAGATTGCGGACGATCCGCTGGTCGGTGTCGCGTTCGAATTCGACGGGACACCGAGTGGTTACCTCCTGTTCCTGTTCGACGAAGACTCCGCACACGAAATCGTCGACGCGATGGTACCGATGGAGGTCGACCACGACGGAGACGGCTTTGGTGAGATGGGGACCAGCGCGATCAAAGAACTGGGCAACATTATGGCCAGTGGTTTTCTCGATGGTTGGGCCAACGTCCTCGATACGACCATCGACCACTCACCGCCGGAGTTTATCCACGATATCGGTGCCGCTGTCATCGACCCCGTAGTCATCCAGCTGGGCGAAGACCAGGAGTTTGCGTTCGTCTTCGACACACAGGTCGTCGCCGACGGCCAGGCGTTCGACTGCGACATCTATGCCATCCCCGACGAAGCCGACCTCGAGCGAGCGCTCAACGACCTGGACGTAGACCGAATCGAAGAGACCCCGACGACAGCAGAGTTTGGTGAGGTCGAATGA
- a CDS encoding CheR family methyltransferase translates to MSSDQTFFTLLEFVEDELGFATSHYNESYLDRRVSSRMRRTESDTYEAYLELLEDDAEEQTALLDSLSINVTGFFRNPDVWEGIRDVLRELSETRESIHVWSAACADGREPYSLSMLAHDDPEIDESAIHITATDISEPALETAREGVYTESRTVDLSDQLAFLEEYERYVDHDDRTFTVREEVGQNISFERHDLINDDPKSGFDLVICRNLFIYIDNEYKQSMLETIARSLQPSGYLVIGKAETIPPALKTAFAVTEGRLRIYQLEDTATQTAASLE, encoded by the coding sequence GTGAGCAGTGACCAGACGTTTTTTACCCTCCTCGAGTTCGTCGAAGACGAGTTAGGATTTGCGACGAGTCACTACAACGAAAGCTACCTCGACCGGCGAGTCTCCTCTCGGATGCGTCGAACCGAATCCGACACGTACGAAGCGTATCTCGAGTTGCTCGAGGACGACGCCGAGGAACAGACGGCGTTGCTCGATTCGCTGAGTATCAACGTGACGGGCTTTTTCCGAAACCCGGACGTCTGGGAAGGGATTCGGGACGTGCTTCGTGAACTGTCGGAAACCAGAGAATCGATCCACGTCTGGAGCGCTGCCTGTGCTGACGGGCGCGAACCGTACTCGCTCTCGATGCTCGCCCACGACGACCCCGAAATCGACGAGTCCGCGATCCACATTACGGCAACCGACATCAGCGAACCGGCCCTCGAGACGGCTCGAGAGGGCGTTTACACCGAATCACGGACGGTCGACCTGAGCGACCAACTGGCGTTTCTCGAGGAGTACGAACGGTACGTCGATCACGACGACCGGACGTTCACGGTTCGAGAGGAAGTCGGCCAGAACATCAGTTTCGAGCGCCACGACCTGATCAACGACGATCCCAAATCGGGGTTCGACCTGGTGATCTGTCGCAACCTGTTCATCTACATCGACAACGAGTACAAACAGTCGATGCTCGAGACCATCGCCCGGTCACTGCAACCGTCTGGCTATCTGGTCATCGGCAAGGCCGAGACGATTCCCCCGGCGCTCAAGACGGCTTTTGCCGTCACTGAAGGTCGACTGCGGATTTACCAACTCGAGGATACCGCCACCCAGACGGCAGCAAGCCTCGAGTAA
- a CDS encoding histidine kinase N-terminal 7TM domain-containing protein yields MATVFSLVLGGMTWQYRERPGAKPFLLLVAGLAIWSGGTFLASIDPSFERTLIWYRLTYAGIPTVVLGWFLFALEFTGRGNWINRRTLSLLAIEPIAVQFVVWTHGWHDLFWRDVSSNPLEQAVYGDLFWIHALYSYGLLLVGTILLLSFVLYSKTLYRDQVLAIMVAITIPWGANMVYLFTSFQSDLTPLAIGVSAGAFAWSMFRYGFMDVVPVARETVIDEMNDGVLVLDLEGRIVDLNRAIVPLLETGESDAVGASVTSTLALSRMRALDFQTHTTSWSTPVDLADDPHANAGALEAFFDGDVRSERTIEIEVEPQGQANADTDADWASDAATALRYDAGAPGDRPPSPGVGEGGKKSDIRRDIEAETPECRNYALTLSPFYAQKESLTGQLLVAQDITIRKHRERQLERLADELERQSKEQAALIENLPGIVYRLPSVTADSCSFVSQAAEAVTGYGPETFESGERSLHELVHGDDRQQVLEQKRSAVANGERYDVTYRIRSAGDGQRWVRDVGEGIVTGDGELASVVGVILDVTENKEREQLQVLNRVLRHNIRNEMNVIKGYASMAAKQTSGEVRDGLHIVERKSEMVMRMSEKARIVQQLLGTPAGANRGVDVFGALSDALYRLDDQHGDRIRGRVSVTANGELDARADGDDPLKHSLHVHGCDLLALGLYELLENAVVHGGDSPTIDITVTSDAETAELRIADSGSGIPDTERDVIDAGLESPLEHGSGMGLWISQWILTPYADLTFDSDDDGTVVTVCFDRFDDESSSDEQTSDSENTARLTWPLSNEGDVDGADRL; encoded by the coding sequence ATGGCGACAGTTTTCTCGCTCGTTCTCGGCGGGATGACCTGGCAGTATCGCGAACGGCCCGGTGCAAAACCGTTTCTGTTGTTGGTTGCGGGGCTCGCCATCTGGAGCGGCGGCACGTTTCTGGCCAGCATCGACCCCTCGTTCGAACGGACGCTCATCTGGTATCGACTCACCTATGCGGGTATCCCGACCGTCGTGCTCGGCTGGTTCCTGTTCGCCCTCGAGTTTACGGGCCGCGGAAACTGGATCAACCGTCGAACGTTGTCCTTGCTAGCGATCGAACCCATTGCCGTCCAGTTCGTCGTCTGGACACACGGCTGGCACGACTTGTTCTGGCGCGACGTCTCGAGTAATCCGCTCGAGCAGGCGGTGTACGGCGACCTGTTCTGGATACACGCGCTGTATTCGTACGGACTCTTGCTCGTCGGGACGATTCTCCTTCTTTCGTTCGTGTTGTACTCGAAAACGCTGTACAGAGATCAGGTACTCGCGATCATGGTTGCCATCACCATTCCGTGGGGTGCCAACATGGTCTATCTGTTTACCTCATTCCAGTCCGATCTCACCCCGCTGGCTATCGGCGTCTCCGCCGGTGCATTCGCCTGGTCGATGTTCCGGTACGGCTTCATGGACGTCGTTCCCGTCGCTCGAGAGACCGTCATCGACGAAATGAACGACGGCGTACTCGTCCTCGACCTCGAGGGACGGATCGTCGACCTCAATCGTGCGATCGTCCCGCTGCTCGAGACTGGTGAATCCGATGCCGTCGGCGCTTCAGTCACGTCGACGTTAGCACTGTCTCGGATGCGAGCGCTCGATTTCCAGACGCACACCACTTCGTGGTCGACGCCAGTTGACCTCGCTGATGACCCGCACGCGAATGCTGGCGCACTCGAGGCGTTTTTCGACGGCGACGTCCGGTCTGAACGGACGATCGAAATCGAGGTCGAACCACAGGGGCAGGCGAACGCCGATACCGACGCCGACTGGGCGTCGGATGCTGCCACTGCACTTCGATACGATGCGGGCGCGCCGGGCGACCGACCACCGTCACCGGGTGTCGGGGAGGGAGGAAAGAAAAGCGACATTCGGCGCGATATCGAGGCTGAAACGCCGGAATGCAGAAACTATGCGCTGACGCTCTCACCGTTTTACGCCCAAAAAGAGTCTCTCACCGGACAGTTACTCGTGGCCCAGGACATCACCATCCGGAAACACCGCGAGCGCCAACTCGAGCGCCTGGCTGATGAACTCGAGCGCCAGAGCAAAGAACAGGCAGCACTCATCGAAAACCTGCCCGGAATCGTCTACCGATTACCGTCGGTGACTGCGGATTCGTGTTCGTTCGTCAGCCAGGCCGCCGAAGCGGTGACTGGCTATGGGCCAGAGACGTTCGAGTCGGGTGAGCGGTCCTTGCACGAACTCGTTCACGGCGACGACCGCCAGCAGGTACTCGAACAGAAACGAAGCGCGGTAGCCAACGGGGAGCGTTACGACGTGACATATCGCATACGAAGCGCAGGCGACGGTCAACGCTGGGTTCGGGACGTTGGTGAAGGAATCGTCACGGGTGACGGCGAACTGGCCTCGGTCGTTGGCGTCATTCTGGACGTGACCGAAAACAAAGAACGGGAGCAGTTGCAGGTCCTCAACCGAGTGTTACGTCACAATATCCGCAACGAGATGAACGTCATCAAGGGGTACGCGTCGATGGCGGCCAAACAGACGAGCGGGGAGGTACGCGACGGACTCCACATCGTCGAGCGCAAATCCGAGATGGTGATGCGAATGAGCGAAAAAGCGCGTATCGTCCAGCAACTGCTCGGGACACCGGCCGGTGCGAATCGTGGCGTCGACGTGTTCGGCGCGCTTTCGGACGCGCTGTACCGCCTCGACGACCAGCACGGTGACCGCATCCGCGGTCGCGTTTCCGTCACGGCGAATGGAGAACTCGATGCCCGTGCCGACGGCGATGATCCGCTCAAACATTCCCTGCACGTACACGGCTGTGACCTCCTCGCACTCGGATTGTACGAACTCCTCGAGAACGCCGTCGTCCACGGCGGAGACAGCCCAACGATCGATATCACCGTTACCAGTGACGCCGAGACGGCCGAACTTCGAATCGCCGATTCCGGCTCCGGGATTCCTGACACCGAGCGCGACGTGATCGACGCCGGTCTCGAGTCGCCGCTCGAACACGGCAGCGGCATGGGACTGTGGATCAGCCAGTGGATTTTGACTCCCTACGCCGACCTCACGTTCGACAGCGACGACGACGGCACGGTAGTCACCGTCTGCTTCGACCGATTCGATGACGAATCCTCGAGCGACGAGCAGACGAGCGATTCCGAGAACACGGCGCGGTTGACCTGGCCGCTCTCGAACGAGGGCGACGTGGACGGCGCTGATCGGCTGTGA
- a CDS encoding DUF5803 family protein, whose product MDLTVNRRLVLATAAVAVLLITAGCMSMIFGGISDETLDEEQDYEDLRHADNDANVTIEVGSGSLISSGEFRAVYNLSDTEELSLYRSTFYRENALDIRAVRYWYPNGTELTGSELDIDQSRSSTEVRVPDGNGTLAFTGGASQRTFYLPAYVSDSYEVILPEGYRTTNYLFGAVSPSGYDRTTVDDQEHLHWERLDSSLSIRFYNSRDVPIFAGIVLLVVTVGGAGVAYYYRQVKSLEEKRQSMGPDDVDTDIDDDSKGPPPGM is encoded by the coding sequence ATGGACCTGACCGTCAACCGCCGACTCGTTCTCGCGACAGCCGCCGTCGCCGTGCTCTTGATTACAGCGGGCTGTATGTCGATGATCTTCGGCGGTATCTCGGACGAAACGCTCGACGAAGAACAGGACTACGAGGACCTCCGGCACGCCGACAACGACGCCAACGTGACCATCGAAGTCGGCAGCGGGTCGCTCATCTCGAGCGGCGAGTTTCGTGCGGTATACAATCTGAGCGATACCGAGGAACTCTCGCTGTATCGCTCGACGTTCTATCGGGAGAACGCCCTCGACATTCGGGCGGTTCGCTACTGGTATCCCAACGGGACGGAACTGACGGGTTCGGAACTCGATATCGATCAGAGCCGCTCGAGCACCGAGGTTCGGGTCCCCGATGGCAACGGCACCCTCGCGTTTACGGGTGGCGCTAGCCAGCGCACCTTCTACCTGCCCGCGTACGTTTCTGACTCTTACGAGGTCATCCTTCCCGAAGGATACCGGACGACGAACTATCTGTTCGGCGCGGTCAGTCCGAGCGGCTACGACCGGACCACGGTCGACGACCAGGAGCATCTCCACTGGGAACGTCTCGATAGCTCCCTCTCGATACGGTTTTACAACAGCCGAGACGTCCCCATCTTCGCCGGCATCGTCCTGCTGGTCGTCACCGTTGGTGGGGCCGGCGTCGCGTACTACTACCGACAGGTAAAATCCCTCGAGGAAAAGCGACAATCGATGGGGCCCGATGACGTGGACACCGATATCGACGACGACTCGAAAGGCCCACCACCAGGGATGTGA